A genomic segment from Vespula pensylvanica isolate Volc-1 chromosome 25, ASM1446617v1, whole genome shotgun sequence encodes:
- the LOC122637305 gene encoding uncharacterized protein LOC122637305 isoform X1 — protein MEAGPNQQSQQQQQQQQQQQQQQQQQAQQGSQQQSAANVCSGQSQLASSQVAVASGQSQGHTQQDTSGIAVSEAGPVEEGVLLARVHVPELYVSKCLQFPKDQLVWDVKQQCLASLPKEVATWYRELKESFNYGLFCPPVNGKAGKFLDEERRLGDYPFNGPVGYLELKYKRRVYKMLHLDEKQLKAMHTRTNLRRLLDYVANSQVEKIAKMCSKGLDPNFHCQETGETPLTLATSLKKPSKVIIALVNGGALLDYRTKEGLTAMHRAVERNSLEAVKTLLELGASPNYKDTKGLTPLYYSVINKTDPMLCETLLHDHATIGAQDLQGWQEVHQACRNNLVQHLDHLLFYGADMNARNASGNTPLHVCAVNNNDSSCIRQLLFRGAQKDSLNYANQTPYQVAVIAGNMELAEVIKNYQLEEVVPFKGPPRYNPKRRSMAFGGTSMMSTSCSASNLGTLTRIPSTEQHVAGGSNTGSLTRTISVEQYSSTGNSLTRVPSADQYVTTTTTATTTTASLNRVSSADQQYVKSGGITVEQYTTGTLVRVPSSSSSSSSSSSSSSSSSSSSSSTSSSSSTTAEQQQQQLQQQNQQQNDLTTLTRINHPPSTESSTTTPILVVAPVNTTVVNRVPSIEATRNDIQRIPSEQQQQQQQQQQQQQQQQLQLQQQQQQQHQQQQTSQSSQILQHHRNHHHHHHHHHHHHVATIRTTEQQNRHNSEYQSPNSLRDPNARLPMENYQNIRMEGLTRLQEHRLELQHRLDIHRTMEMPPSPSPSSRSLAPFSSASSSLSEGSNQPSGEDSASIVTDKSLGDTASDVISDSSGVGTSQSDTTNSLSIPGTTVVCVESYNSGILGHLTINQGDILEVTGATDCGLLEGVLRGQGTGLFPAHCVQEVRLRHTNIPLGPQPTRDGRNRVLGRRESQHKYFATAPRLKKPVTSEPRTVVLHRSRKGFGFVLRGAKATSPLMELTPSARYPALQYLDDVDQGGVADLAGLRKGDFLIQINEEDVTTASHEHVVDLIRKSGELVRMTVVSPVISLPNSQSAAALPTSQPIQRQYATLPRKGNNNVPIGGTLGRSPAPMPPRRDPKTTLSVGRARARSMVAGLVEGGGERDDRDEITSTGAKSSSAESIHLPQQPSTGPNTGQNTPVQPRTASIRSRPTSSRITAAELEELFQRQQGSTSGQYSSSMMSSHFQTGQSTKSHPSSPAKTGRVYASVAEMKRKGKSNSRVRFFGGLGGGSDLHRDFHSTPDLNIQAQSSILVPKGHRSQEDVNAVNGRNGLPPPNHPPPPPPVGQVVKVNVGANVPDVVTPASVYDNMAHIQQVKELAAATTEGGYGVMSSFRPSNSAKLYASPEDMKTVGYRSRSLPAHATRSHVRKSHSLRAPNNTTFKPTSVGQQQSTGNATGNSTGNGTSINLSNTNNNQYAQPLKTNRSHSTAGIRERKKKVIGTSSSVTNLSSLTNTNGNANGNNNNNNNNNNNNNNNNGCGGGSIGGGGGGGGGGGGGGAGVGGGSVVVVGNGGGPVVPSSAPPIPEPDYSLSESENDDEAEEDTDEEVESDIAKELEKAAARDKLESTRETSGNSNASGSSSSGSSSLPHSFSVEEIQKVRTQLKSSKSHPNDFLLQQTQQSLAEDGDNSSSGVSSDQDVPVGPPMGFDDTTTVRNHPNDINQQHAGGTLLSVGNNDKESGSNSKRTGYGGSGMLTRHAVSLAQLPPPIEADSEDQNNDLFVPPPPEFNAGGPSAAAAAAVAAAAAAAAAAAAAAAATAAANTSNVANADELVFAPPPQFSDNKQQQQQQQQTQQNRVKIIGAIPKVTGNQVKASAGRLHSQ, from the exons GAGCTGAAGGAGAGCTTCAATTATGGCCTCTTCTGTCCTCCAGTCAATGGAAAGGCTGGAAAATTTTTGGACGAGGAACGTCGCCTTGGCGATTATCCTTTCAATGGTCCTGTTGGTTACCTAGAG CTGAAGTACAAAAGGCGTGTCTACAAGATGCTACATCTCGATGAGAAGCAGCTGAAGGCGATGCACACGCGTACCAATCTACGAAGGTTGTTAGACTATGTAGCTAATAGTCAAGTCGAGAAAATAGCTAAGATGTGCAGCAAAGGCCTGGATCCGAATTTTCATTGCCAGGAGACAGGAG AGACGCCATTGACATTAGCGACGAGTTTAAAAAAACCATCGAAAGTGATCATAGCCTTGGTTAATGGTGGTGCCCTGTTAGATTATCGTACGAAAGAAGGTTTAACGGCAATGCACCGTGCCGTTGAAAGAAATAGTTTAGAGGCTGTTAAAACTTTATTGGAATTAGGAGCTAGCCCTAATTACAAGGATACCAAGGGTCTGACGCCACTTTATTACAGCGTTATCAACAAAACAGATCCGATGCTTTGCGAGACATTATTGCACGATCATGCTACTATTGGGGCACAGGATTTACAAGGGTGGCAAGAAGTTCATCAG gcTTGCCGAAATAATCTGGTCCAACATCTCGACCATTTACTATTTTATGGTGCCGACATGAACGCACGTAACGCGTCTGGTAACACCCCGTTACATGTCTGCGCTGTTAACAACAATGATTCCTCCTGCATACGTCAGTTATTGTTCAGGGGCGCACAAAAGGACAGCCTGAATTATGCGAATCAGACACCTTATCAGGTTGCTGTTATCGCTGGTAACATGGAACTAGCAGAGGTCATCAAGAATTATCAGCTCGAGGAAGTTG TACCATTTAAAGGGCCACCTCGGTACAACCCAAAACGACGATCAATGGCATTCGGTGGAACGTCAATGATGTCAACGAGCTGTTCAGCTAGCAATCTGGGGACCCTGACTAGGATACCATCAACGGAACAACATGTCGCTGGTGGATCTAATACTGGTAGCTTAACACGTACAATATCAGTGGAACAATACTCGAGTACTGGTAACAGTTTAACAAGAGTACCATCAGCTGATCAATACGTAACTACAACAACAAcggcaacaacaacaacggcTAGTCTAAACAGAGTATCTTCTGCGGATCAACAATATGTTAAAAGTGGTGGTATAACAGTTGAGCAATATACAACTGGTACACTTGTTAGAGTACCATCATCCTCgtcatcttcctcttcctcttcttcctcttcttcttcttcttcatcatcgtcgtcgtctactTCGTCATCTTCTTCTACAACAGccgaacaacaacaacaacaattacAACAACAAAATCAACAACAAAACGATCTTACTACCTTGACCAGAATAAATCATCCTCCGTCCACGGaatcatcaacaacaacaccGATCCTAGTTGTAGCACCAGTAAATACAACTGTTGTGAATCGAGTACCGTCCATCGAAGCTACCAGAAATGATATACAAAGAATACCGTccgaacaacaacaacaacaacaacaacaacaacaacaacaacaacaacaacagctaCAGctacaacagcaacaacagcaacaacatcaACAGCAACAAACGTCGCAATCCTCGCAAATTTTACAACATCATcgtaatcatcatcatcatcatcatcatcatcatcatcaccacgTAGCTACTATCAGAACGACTGAACAACAGAACCGGCATAACTCCGAGTACCAGAGTCCAAATTCACTGAGGGATCCAAACGCGAG ATTGCCGATGGAGAACTATCAGAACATAAGAATGGAGGGCCTGACGAGGCTGCAGGAACATCGGCTCGAGTTGCAACACCGTTTGGACATTCACAGGACAATGGAGATGCCACCATCACCGTCCCCCAGTAGCAGAAGTCTTGCACCTTTCAGCTCGGCTAGCTCGAGCCTATCAGAAGGCAGCAATCAACCGTCCGGTGAAGATTCTGCTAGCATTGTTACAG ACAAAAGTCTTGGAGATACAGCGTCCGATGTGATCAGTGATAGCTCAGGAGTTGGTACCTCGCAATCGGACACTACCAATTCATTGTCAATACCCGGGACTACTGTCGTCTGTGTTGAAAGCTATAACAGTGGGATACTTGGACATTTGACGATCAATCAAGGAGATATTCTTGAAG TTACCGGTGCTACAGATTGTGGTTTACTCGAAGGAGTATTACGTGGCCAAGGTACAGGATTATTTCCAGCACATTGCGTTCAGGAAGTTAGACTACGTCATACCAATATCCCATTGGGTCCGCAACCAACCAGAGATGGAAGAAATAGGGTACTTGGTCGTAGAGAGTCCCAACACAAATATTTCGCTACCGCGCCAAGATTGAAGAAAcc AGTTACTTCTGAGCCGCGTACGGTAGTCCTACATCGTTCGAGGAAAGGTTTTGGTTTTGTTTTACGTGGTGCCAAAGCTACGTCACCGTTGATGGAACTGACACCATCAGCGAGATATCCTGCTCTACAATATCTCGATGATGTTGATCAAGGTGGTGTAGCCGATCTTGCTGGTCTCCGTAAAGGAGATTTTCTTATCCAA ATCAACGAAGAGGATGTGACAACAGCATCTCACGAGCACGTTGTCGATCTGATCAGAAAGTCGGGCGAGTTGGTACGAATGACAGTTGTCTCGCCAGTGATCAGCCTTCCAAATTCTCAATCGGCAGCCGCATTGCCGACTAGTCAACCTATTCAAAGACAGTATGCAACATTGCCGCGTAAAGGTAACAACAATGTGCCAATTGGTGGAACTTTAGGTAGATCACCAGCACCAATGCCACCGCGTAGAGATCCAAAAACAACGTTGAGCGTGGGCCGTGCTAGAGCGAGATCTATGGTCGCTGGATTAG TAGAAGGCGGTGGGGAACGTGATGACAGGGACGAGATCACATCGACCGGAGCTAAATCTAGCAGCGCGGAATCCATTCATTTACCTCAGCAACCATCTACCGGGCCAAACACAGGTCAAAACACACCTGTGCAACCAAGAACGGCCAGTATCAGATCGAGGCCAACGTCTAGTAGAATAACAGCCGCTGAACTCGAG GAATTATTCCAACGACAGCAAGGTAGTACCAGCGGCCAATACAGTTCGTCGATGATGAGCTCGCACTTTCAAACTGGTCAATCTACCAAGTCACATCCTTCCTCGCCAGCTAAAACTGGCAGGGTCTATGCTAGCGTAgctgaaatgaaacgaaaaggaaaa TCAAACTCGAGAGTACGTTTCTTCGGTGGCTTGGGTGGCGGCTCCGACCTCCACAGAGATTTCCATAGTACACCTGACCTGAACATACAAGCACAATCGTCCATCTTGGTTCCAAAGGGTCATAGAAGTCAAGAGGACGTTAATGCGGTGAACGGTAGAAATGGATTGCCACCGCCTAATCATcccccaccaccaccaccggtTGGTCAGGTTGTTAAAGTGAACGTTGGGGCTAATGTCCCTGACGTCGTTACGCCAGCTTCTGTTTACGATAACATGGCACATATCCAACAAGTCAAAG AATTAGCAGCAGCTACGACGGAGGGTGGTTACGGCGTTATGTCAAGTTTTCGACCGTCGAACAGCGCAAAATTGTACGCCTCGCCCGAAGACATGAAAACTGTTGGCTACCGATCAAGAAGTTTACCAGCCCACGCTACAAGATCACACGTTAGAAAATCTCATAGTCTTCGTGCGCCCAACAACACGACGTTCAAGCCAACATCGGTTGGACAACAACAAAGTACCGGTAACGCTACGGGAAATAGTACTGGCAATGGTacatctatcaatctatctaatACCAATAACAATCAATACGCACAACCATTGAAGACTAACAGGAGCCACAGTACAGCCGGTattagagaaaggaaaaagaaagtgatcGGTACGAGTTCCTCCGTGACAAATTTATCATCGCTAACTAATACCAATGGCAATGCCAATggtaacaataacaataacaataataataacaataataataataataataacggaTGCGGTGGAGGCAGTattggaggaggaggaggaggaggaggaggaggaggaggtggaggagctggtgttggtggtggtagtgtCGTTGTTGTTGGTAATGGCGGTGGTCCGGTTGTCCCGTCATCAGCACCACCAATACCAGAACCAGATTACAGTCTCTCGGAATCAGAAAACGATGACGAAGCTGAAGAAGATACAGACGAGGAAGTCGAATCTGACATAGCTAAGGAATTAGAAAAGGCCGCGGCACGTGATAAATTGGAATCGACTCGTGAAACCTCTGGTAATTCGAACGCATCCGGTTCGAGTTCATCCGGTTCAAGTTCTTTGCCGCATTCGTTCAGCGTCGAGGAAATACAAAAAGTGAGGACCCAATTGAAATCGTCGAAGAGTCATCCAAACGATTTTCTATTGCAACAAACTCAACAGTCTTTAGCCGAGGACGGTGACAACAGTTCGAGCGGAGTTAGCTCTGATCAGGATGTACCGGTAGGTCCTCCAATGGGATTCGACGATACTACGACTGTTAGGAATCATCCTAACGATATTAATCAACAACATGCTGGTGGTACATTGTTATCAGTTGGTAACAATGATAAAGAATCTGGAAGTAACTCGAAGCGTACCGGTTATGGGGGTAGTGGTATGTTAACCAGGCATGCTGTTAGCCTTGCGCAATTACCACCACCCATTGAGGCAGATTCCGAAGATCAAAACAATGATCTATTCGTACCACCACCTCCAGAATTTAACGCTGGTGGACCCTCAgctgccgctgctgctgctgttgctgctgctgcggcTGCAGCGGCCGCTGCTGCTgcagctgctgctgctactgctgccgCCAATACCTCTAACGTTGCCAATGCGGACGAACTGGTCTTTGCTCCGCCACCACAATTCTCTGACaacaaacaacaacaacaacagcaacaacagacCCAACAAAATCGTGTCAAGATTATTGGGGCTATTCCTAAAGTAACTGGGAACCAAGTTAAAGCTTCGGCCGGACGATTACATAGTCAATGA
- the LOC122637305 gene encoding uncharacterized protein LOC122637305 isoform X4, which produces MEAGPNQQSQQQQQQQQQQQQQQQQQAQQGSQQQSAANVCSGQSQLASSQVAVASGQSQGHTQQDTSGIAVSEAGPVEEGVLLARVHVPELYVSKCLQFPKDQLVWDVKQQCLASLPKELKESFNYGLFCPPVNGKAGKFLDEERRLGDYPFNGPVGYLELKYKRRVYKMLHLDEKQLKAMHTRTNLRRLLDYVANSQVEKIAKMCSKGLDPNFHCQETGETPLTLATSLKKPSKVIIALVNGGALLDYRTKEGLTAMHRAVERNSLEAVKTLLELGASPNYKDTKGLTPLYYSVINKTDPMLCETLLHDHATIGAQDLQGWQEVHQACRNNLVQHLDHLLFYGADMNARNASGNTPLHVCAVNNNDSSCIRQLLFRGAQKDSLNYANQTPYQVAVIAGNMELAEVIKNYQLEEVVPFKGPPRYNPKRRSMAFGGTSMMSTSCSASNLGTLTRIPSTEQHVAGGSNTGSLTRTISVEQYSSTGNSLTRVPSADQYVTTTTTATTTTASLNRVSSADQQYVKSGGITVEQYTTGTLVRVPSSSSSSSSSSSSSSSSSSSSSSTSSSSSTTAEQQQQQLQQQNQQQNDLTTLTRINHPPSTESSTTTPILVVAPVNTTVVNRVPSIEATRNDIQRIPSEQQQQQQQQQQQQQQQQLQLQQQQQQQHQQQQTSQSSQILQHHRNHHHHHHHHHHHHVATIRTTEQQNRHNSEYQSPNSLRDPNARLPMENYQNIRMEGLTRLQEHRLELQHRLDIHRTMEMPPSPSPSSRSLAPFSSASSSLSEGSNQPSGEDSASIVTDKSLGDTASDVISDSSGVGTSQSDTTNSLSIPGTTVVCVESYNSGILGHLTINQGDILEVTGATDCGLLEGVLRGQGTGLFPAHCVQEVRLRHTNIPLGPQPTRDGRNRVLGRRESQHKYFATAPRLKKPVTSEPRTVVLHRSRKGFGFVLRGAKATSPLMELTPSARYPALQYLDDVDQGGVADLAGLRKGDFLIQINEEDVTTASHEHVVDLIRKSGELVRMTVVSPVISLPNSQSAAALPTSQPIQRQYATLPRKGNNNVPIGGTLGRSPAPMPPRRDPKTTLSVGRARARSMVAGLVEGGGERDDRDEITSTGAKSSSAESIHLPQQPSTGPNTGQNTPVQPRTASIRSRPTSSRITAAELEELFQRQQGSTSGQYSSSMMSSHFQTGQSTKSHPSSPAKTGRVYASVAEMKRKGKSNSRVRFFGGLGGGSDLHRDFHSTPDLNIQAQSSILVPKGHRSQEDVNAVNGRNGLPPPNHPPPPPPVGQVVKVNVGANVPDVVTPASVYDNMAHIQQVKELAAATTEGGYGVMSSFRPSNSAKLYASPEDMKTVGYRSRSLPAHATRSHVRKSHSLRAPNNTTFKPTSVGQQQSTGNATGNSTGNGTSINLSNTNNNQYAQPLKTNRSHSTAGIRERKKKVIGTSSSVTNLSSLTNTNGNANGNNNNNNNNNNNNNNNNGCGGGSIGGGGGGGGGGGGGGAGVGGGSVVVVGNGGGPVVPSSAPPIPEPDYSLSESENDDEAEEDTDEEVESDIAKELEKAAARDKLESTRETSGNSNASGSSSSGSSSLPHSFSVEEIQKVRTQLKSSKSHPNDFLLQQTQQSLAEDGDNSSSGVSSDQDVPVGPPMGFDDTTTVRNHPNDINQQHAGGTLLSVGNNDKESGSNSKRTGYGGSGMLTRHAVSLAQLPPPIEADSEDQNNDLFVPPPPEFNAGGPSAAAAAAVAAAAAAAAAAAAAAAATAAANTSNVANADELVFAPPPQFSDNKQQQQQQQQTQQNRVKIIGAIPKVTGNQVKASAGRLHSQ; this is translated from the exons GAGCTGAAGGAGAGCTTCAATTATGGCCTCTTCTGTCCTCCAGTCAATGGAAAGGCTGGAAAATTTTTGGACGAGGAACGTCGCCTTGGCGATTATCCTTTCAATGGTCCTGTTGGTTACCTAGAG CTGAAGTACAAAAGGCGTGTCTACAAGATGCTACATCTCGATGAGAAGCAGCTGAAGGCGATGCACACGCGTACCAATCTACGAAGGTTGTTAGACTATGTAGCTAATAGTCAAGTCGAGAAAATAGCTAAGATGTGCAGCAAAGGCCTGGATCCGAATTTTCATTGCCAGGAGACAGGAG AGACGCCATTGACATTAGCGACGAGTTTAAAAAAACCATCGAAAGTGATCATAGCCTTGGTTAATGGTGGTGCCCTGTTAGATTATCGTACGAAAGAAGGTTTAACGGCAATGCACCGTGCCGTTGAAAGAAATAGTTTAGAGGCTGTTAAAACTTTATTGGAATTAGGAGCTAGCCCTAATTACAAGGATACCAAGGGTCTGACGCCACTTTATTACAGCGTTATCAACAAAACAGATCCGATGCTTTGCGAGACATTATTGCACGATCATGCTACTATTGGGGCACAGGATTTACAAGGGTGGCAAGAAGTTCATCAG gcTTGCCGAAATAATCTGGTCCAACATCTCGACCATTTACTATTTTATGGTGCCGACATGAACGCACGTAACGCGTCTGGTAACACCCCGTTACATGTCTGCGCTGTTAACAACAATGATTCCTCCTGCATACGTCAGTTATTGTTCAGGGGCGCACAAAAGGACAGCCTGAATTATGCGAATCAGACACCTTATCAGGTTGCTGTTATCGCTGGTAACATGGAACTAGCAGAGGTCATCAAGAATTATCAGCTCGAGGAAGTTG TACCATTTAAAGGGCCACCTCGGTACAACCCAAAACGACGATCAATGGCATTCGGTGGAACGTCAATGATGTCAACGAGCTGTTCAGCTAGCAATCTGGGGACCCTGACTAGGATACCATCAACGGAACAACATGTCGCTGGTGGATCTAATACTGGTAGCTTAACACGTACAATATCAGTGGAACAATACTCGAGTACTGGTAACAGTTTAACAAGAGTACCATCAGCTGATCAATACGTAACTACAACAACAAcggcaacaacaacaacggcTAGTCTAAACAGAGTATCTTCTGCGGATCAACAATATGTTAAAAGTGGTGGTATAACAGTTGAGCAATATACAACTGGTACACTTGTTAGAGTACCATCATCCTCgtcatcttcctcttcctcttcttcctcttcttcttcttcttcatcatcgtcgtcgtctactTCGTCATCTTCTTCTACAACAGccgaacaacaacaacaacaattacAACAACAAAATCAACAACAAAACGATCTTACTACCTTGACCAGAATAAATCATCCTCCGTCCACGGaatcatcaacaacaacaccGATCCTAGTTGTAGCACCAGTAAATACAACTGTTGTGAATCGAGTACCGTCCATCGAAGCTACCAGAAATGATATACAAAGAATACCGTccgaacaacaacaacaacaacaacaacaacaacaacaacaacaacaacaacagctaCAGctacaacagcaacaacagcaacaacatcaACAGCAACAAACGTCGCAATCCTCGCAAATTTTACAACATCATcgtaatcatcatcatcatcatcatcatcatcatcatcaccacgTAGCTACTATCAGAACGACTGAACAACAGAACCGGCATAACTCCGAGTACCAGAGTCCAAATTCACTGAGGGATCCAAACGCGAG ATTGCCGATGGAGAACTATCAGAACATAAGAATGGAGGGCCTGACGAGGCTGCAGGAACATCGGCTCGAGTTGCAACACCGTTTGGACATTCACAGGACAATGGAGATGCCACCATCACCGTCCCCCAGTAGCAGAAGTCTTGCACCTTTCAGCTCGGCTAGCTCGAGCCTATCAGAAGGCAGCAATCAACCGTCCGGTGAAGATTCTGCTAGCATTGTTACAG ACAAAAGTCTTGGAGATACAGCGTCCGATGTGATCAGTGATAGCTCAGGAGTTGGTACCTCGCAATCGGACACTACCAATTCATTGTCAATACCCGGGACTACTGTCGTCTGTGTTGAAAGCTATAACAGTGGGATACTTGGACATTTGACGATCAATCAAGGAGATATTCTTGAAG TTACCGGTGCTACAGATTGTGGTTTACTCGAAGGAGTATTACGTGGCCAAGGTACAGGATTATTTCCAGCACATTGCGTTCAGGAAGTTAGACTACGTCATACCAATATCCCATTGGGTCCGCAACCAACCAGAGATGGAAGAAATAGGGTACTTGGTCGTAGAGAGTCCCAACACAAATATTTCGCTACCGCGCCAAGATTGAAGAAAcc AGTTACTTCTGAGCCGCGTACGGTAGTCCTACATCGTTCGAGGAAAGGTTTTGGTTTTGTTTTACGTGGTGCCAAAGCTACGTCACCGTTGATGGAACTGACACCATCAGCGAGATATCCTGCTCTACAATATCTCGATGATGTTGATCAAGGTGGTGTAGCCGATCTTGCTGGTCTCCGTAAAGGAGATTTTCTTATCCAA ATCAACGAAGAGGATGTGACAACAGCATCTCACGAGCACGTTGTCGATCTGATCAGAAAGTCGGGCGAGTTGGTACGAATGACAGTTGTCTCGCCAGTGATCAGCCTTCCAAATTCTCAATCGGCAGCCGCATTGCCGACTAGTCAACCTATTCAAAGACAGTATGCAACATTGCCGCGTAAAGGTAACAACAATGTGCCAATTGGTGGAACTTTAGGTAGATCACCAGCACCAATGCCACCGCGTAGAGATCCAAAAACAACGTTGAGCGTGGGCCGTGCTAGAGCGAGATCTATGGTCGCTGGATTAG TAGAAGGCGGTGGGGAACGTGATGACAGGGACGAGATCACATCGACCGGAGCTAAATCTAGCAGCGCGGAATCCATTCATTTACCTCAGCAACCATCTACCGGGCCAAACACAGGTCAAAACACACCTGTGCAACCAAGAACGGCCAGTATCAGATCGAGGCCAACGTCTAGTAGAATAACAGCCGCTGAACTCGAG GAATTATTCCAACGACAGCAAGGTAGTACCAGCGGCCAATACAGTTCGTCGATGATGAGCTCGCACTTTCAAACTGGTCAATCTACCAAGTCACATCCTTCCTCGCCAGCTAAAACTGGCAGGGTCTATGCTAGCGTAgctgaaatgaaacgaaaaggaaaa TCAAACTCGAGAGTACGTTTCTTCGGTGGCTTGGGTGGCGGCTCCGACCTCCACAGAGATTTCCATAGTACACCTGACCTGAACATACAAGCACAATCGTCCATCTTGGTTCCAAAGGGTCATAGAAGTCAAGAGGACGTTAATGCGGTGAACGGTAGAAATGGATTGCCACCGCCTAATCATcccccaccaccaccaccggtTGGTCAGGTTGTTAAAGTGAACGTTGGGGCTAATGTCCCTGACGTCGTTACGCCAGCTTCTGTTTACGATAACATGGCACATATCCAACAAGTCAAAG AATTAGCAGCAGCTACGACGGAGGGTGGTTACGGCGTTATGTCAAGTTTTCGACCGTCGAACAGCGCAAAATTGTACGCCTCGCCCGAAGACATGAAAACTGTTGGCTACCGATCAAGAAGTTTACCAGCCCACGCTACAAGATCACACGTTAGAAAATCTCATAGTCTTCGTGCGCCCAACAACACGACGTTCAAGCCAACATCGGTTGGACAACAACAAAGTACCGGTAACGCTACGGGAAATAGTACTGGCAATGGTacatctatcaatctatctaatACCAATAACAATCAATACGCACAACCATTGAAGACTAACAGGAGCCACAGTACAGCCGGTattagagaaaggaaaaagaaagtgatcGGTACGAGTTCCTCCGTGACAAATTTATCATCGCTAACTAATACCAATGGCAATGCCAATggtaacaataacaataacaataataataacaataataataataataataacggaTGCGGTGGAGGCAGTattggaggaggaggaggaggaggaggaggaggaggaggtggaggagctggtgttggtggtggtagtgtCGTTGTTGTTGGTAATGGCGGTGGTCCGGTTGTCCCGTCATCAGCACCACCAATACCAGAACCAGATTACAGTCTCTCGGAATCAGAAAACGATGACGAAGCTGAAGAAGATACAGACGAGGAAGTCGAATCTGACATAGCTAAGGAATTAGAAAAGGCCGCGGCACGTGATAAATTGGAATCGACTCGTGAAACCTCTGGTAATTCGAACGCATCCGGTTCGAGTTCATCCGGTTCAAGTTCTTTGCCGCATTCGTTCAGCGTCGAGGAAATACAAAAAGTGAGGACCCAATTGAAATCGTCGAAGAGTCATCCAAACGATTTTCTATTGCAACAAACTCAACAGTCTTTAGCCGAGGACGGTGACAACAGTTCGAGCGGAGTTAGCTCTGATCAGGATGTACCGGTAGGTCCTCCAATGGGATTCGACGATACTACGACTGTTAGGAATCATCCTAACGATATTAATCAACAACATGCTGGTGGTACATTGTTATCAGTTGGTAACAATGATAAAGAATCTGGAAGTAACTCGAAGCGTACCGGTTATGGGGGTAGTGGTATGTTAACCAGGCATGCTGTTAGCCTTGCGCAATTACCACCACCCATTGAGGCAGATTCCGAAGATCAAAACAATGATCTATTCGTACCACCACCTCCAGAATTTAACGCTGGTGGACCCTCAgctgccgctgctgctgctgttgctgctgctgcggcTGCAGCGGCCGCTGCTGCTgcagctgctgctgctactgctgccgCCAATACCTCTAACGTTGCCAATGCGGACGAACTGGTCTTTGCTCCGCCACCACAATTCTCTGACaacaaacaacaacaacaacagcaacaacagacCCAACAAAATCGTGTCAAGATTATTGGGGCTATTCCTAAAGTAACTGGGAACCAAGTTAAAGCTTCGGCCGGACGATTACATAGTCAATGA